The stretch of DNA GTCGACCCGGCCCTTTTTATCCGGGAAATCAATCTCTAAACCATGGATCGCGCCGCAGGAAGGCATCCTCCCTGCGGCGTATTTTTTACCGCGCGGCAGGGGCGATACGCAGAACCACGGAATGGGGTTCGTCGGTTAAGGCATAGAGCAGCCCATCGGGGCCTTGGCGCACGTCCTTCAAGCGCTGATGCAGGCTGCCTAACAGGACTTCCTGACGAACTTCCTCAAGTCTTTCGTTGAAAACTACACGAATGAGCGCGCCCGTTCCGTTGATCTGGCCGCGCCGGGCGCTGGCGATGAACAGATTGTTGCGCCAGCCCCGCAATTTCGCGCCCGTATAAAAGGCAATGCCGGCGGGCGCGATGGAGGGCGACCAGATAAGCGTTGGCCCCTGCGTGCCGGGCGGCACAGGGGCGACGGGTAGCGGCGAGCCGCCATATTGCGTGCCGTACGTGGCATTGGGCCAACCATAATTGCGCCCCGCCAACAGTATGTTCAATTCGTCGCCGCCCTGCGGCCCATGTTCCGAGGCGATGACTTGCCCGGTCTGGGGCGCGAAGGCGAGGCCCAGCGGATCGCGATGGCCAAAGGTCCAGATTTCGCTCCTTGCCCCTTTGACGCCGACAAAGGGATTGTCGGACGGGATCCGCCCATCGCGCATGACGCGCAGCACTTTGCCATAGATGGTATCGGTGCGCTGGGCTGACTGAATGTCGCCCTCGCTCAGCGCGCCGACCGAGACGAAGAGATCGCCATGGCGTCCGGGCAGAATGCGCGATCCACCCACGGCTACCTTTGCCTCGCCCACCACCAGATCGGAAAGGTTCACCAGCCGCATCCCGTCCAGCCGCCCTCGTGCCAAAACGGTGGCGGCTGTGATCCGGCCGCCGGCCGCATCCAGTCCGACCGGACGATTAATGGTAAGATAGATCAGATGGTTGACGGCAAAATCAGGATCGAGGGCCACATCCTGAATGCCCAATACGTCGGACAGATCTAGATGGGGCGTATGGCTGTATTCGGGGATGCCCGCGATCGGGTTTGGCGCCAGTGTCGGTCGCGGCCCGGTGGCGTTGCGCAGCATGCGCAATCTTGCGCCCCGCTCCACCACCAACGCATCACCATTGGGAAGAAAGGCCAGACTGTAGCCATGGACAAGGCCCCCCGCGATGATATCGACCTTGATGCGGCTTTGTTCGGCAGTCTGGAACAGGAAAGGCCCGGCGCCCGGCAGGCGGGCAGGGACGCCCACCTCCGGCCCATCAGCGGCGCCTGCGGGCGCCGCCGCGATGGACAGCGCCAATGCGCATAGCGCGCTCTTTGGAAAAGTGCTCATCCCCGCCTCCTCAGAAACTGTAGTCAAGGCTCAGACCCACCGTGCGCGGCGCGATCAGGTTGAACCAATAGCGATTGAAATTGGTCTGGTTGTAATAGCCGCCGCCGATCAGGCCGCGTTTGTCGGTCAGGTTTTGGACAAAGGCATTCACATTCCACGGGCCAAAGTTGAGGGCGCCGTTGATGTCGAACTGGACATAGCCGGGATAGGATTGGCGCAGGGGCGCTTCGGCCTGGCTGGGCACGAATTCTCCCTTGCGCTCGCCTACATAGGTGGCCGAAATTCCCAACCGCGCTTTCGTCCCGTCGCGCAGCGGAGCCTCATAATCGAGCGAGAAACGGCCCGAATGTTCGCTGGAATAGGGCAAACGGTCGCCCGGCGCGGCATAGAGGACCGCCGAGGCGAAACCCTGACGCAGCGTGGCGTCGACATAGGACCACCACATTTTGGCCGTCAGCCGGTCTGTCGGTCGCGCCTCAAGGGAAATTTCGAAACCACGGCTGCGCGCTTTTCCGCCGTTGGAATTATAGGTAAAGGTGCCAAGGGCCGAAACCTGCGTCACCTGAATATCGCGCCAGTCGATGGCAAAAAGCGAGATGTCATAAGACAAGGCGCGGTTCAGCAGATCGCCCTTGGCGCCTAATTCGTAATTGATCGTGCGATCAGGCTTGAACTGACATGGCACCGGTTCGGCCGGATCGGTGTTGCACCCCGCATTGGGGCCGCCGGGGCGATAGCCCGAGGCCACGCGGCCATAAATCATGTGATCGGGCGTAGGCTTGAACCGGGGTGAAACCTGAAAGGTGAAGGCATTGCCGCTGGCCTGCGGGTTGGTTTCCCGATGGGCCGCAGGGGCGGGGTCGGGCTCAAGCATGGTCCATTCGCGGTGGATCATGGATTGGGTGTTGCGGCTCCACCGCCCGCCCAATTGCACATCGAACCTTTCGCTCAACCGCGCAGTGATATTGGCAAAGCCTGCAAATTCCTCATAGGTCGCCGAATCGCGCCAAATCACCGGATAGCCGTAGATCGCGCCGTTGAGCGGATTGGTGGCGGCGGAATCAATCGTGTAATTCGCCTTTTCCCGCGTATAGAAACCGCCCGCAATCCAGTCGAAAGACTGCGCCAGCGTGCCCGACAGACGCGTTTCATGCGATACCTTGTCCACGCTGTAGCCGGTCATCATCACATGGCCGAAATCGGACGCGGCGGGATAGACAAGCGGAAATACCGCTGCGGTCAGCGGCGAGGCGGTAAAATCGATGCGGTCCGAATTGCTGTTGCGTGAAAACGCGGTCACAGATGTCAGGTCCACCCTGCCGAGGCGGGCCTTGATGGTGGCATTGTACATCTGCACTTCGGAATGGCTGGGCCCGGCACCGATCTGGTCGGTCTGCTGAAAGGGCGCGCCGGTTCGGCTGTCCACTGAGGGTGAGCCATGCAGGTCGCGCACCTGATAAAGGGCGCTCAGCCGCAAGGAGAAAGACGAGGAAGGCTTCCACAGGGCTGAGAGGCGACCGCCGGTTACGTTGGAGGAATTCACATTGTCGCGGCCGGTGCGGATATTGTCGATATAGCCTGCATCGCGGCGAGTGAACACGCTGGCCCTTATGGCAGTATCCTCGCTCAGAGGAATGTTGAGCGCGGCGCGGGCATTATAGCCAAGCGACTGGCCGCCATAGTTGACCATATTGAGGCCGCCGCCCACGCTGCCGGAAAAGCCGCGGGTATCAGGGGCGACGGTCACATATTTCACCAGACCGCCAATGCTGCTGGCGCCATAGAGCGTACCTTGCGGGCCGCGCAGAACCTCGATCCGGGCCAGTTCCGAAGGGTCAATGTCGGGCGCTGCGCCAAACAGGCCGCCCTGCCCCGTGGATGATCCATACGGGACATCGTCAATGGTGAAACCGACCGCCGGATTGCCCGTGGCGGGGCCGGTGGTTATGCCGCGAATGGCCAATTGCGCGCGGTTGTTGACGAATTGAAGATTGACCCCCGGCATGCTGGAAAAGAAATCCTGCGCACGGGTCTGGTTGACCGCCAGCAGGGCGTTGCCGCCGATGGCCGATACGGGGACCGGCACGTCCTTGAGACGCTCCTCGCGCTTTTGCGCGGTCACGATGATCTCGTTGGAATTGTCCGGCTTGGTGGGGCCATCGCCGGCCACCGCAGGAGTACAGGTCATGGCAAGCGCCATGAGGCAGGTCAGCGGCAAATGGCGGACACGGAATTCGGCACTTCCCATCACAGGGTTCCCCTCTTCTTTTCTGGTTTTTAAAATTCTTGGCTCATCGCAGGCCTCTGCGGCGCCACCACAGCCACAGTCCGGTGACACAGCCCAGCACCACGACCAGTCCAAAGCAGGCCACCGCCACTTGCCACACGCGCCCGCCGACAGCCGTGACATGCAGGGCAATCAGCCAGTTGGTCAGCGTGTTGCCGGCCCGCTGTCCGGTGGGAAGTTGCAGCCCCAGAAAGCGGCCATCGCGCGCGTCAATCGCGATGGTGGCCGCCGTTGCGGGGGAGTCGGTTTCCGTGGGGCGGCCCTGCGCGTCGAGCAGATCGCGCGAGGTGTGCATCAGGAAAAAATAGAGGCCCAGATCGCGCCGATATTCGATGGCGGCGGGCTTTCCGAGCATGAAGCCTTCGCGCCGGGCCTCTTGGGCAAAATAGTGCTGACCCAGTTCGGCGGCCTTGAACCAGTTGATCGGCGGATTGACCAAGGGTTGCGACAGGGGGGCACGCGGCGGCGCTTCCTGAAAATGTTCATAGGGGGCGATACGCTGGACCGCGTGGGCATAGGGGCCGCCCAGATTGAGCGCGAACCCGGTGACGGCAAAAATGGCCAGCAGGGGCCAGAGCCACAGGCCGGGCGCCCGATGCAGATCAAGCAGAAGGCGATTGGTGTTACCCTTGCGCTCGATTTTCCACGCGCTGGCCCAACGCTGGCGAAAGGGGCGGGCAGGCGTATTTTTCCTGCCCCGTCCGGGCCGTGGCGGCAGGGTTAGCCAAAAGCCGGTCAGACTTTCGGCCAACCAGACCAGCCCAAGCACGCCGATCAGCAGGATGCCCGCGCCAAAGGGTAAAAACATCGCATAATGGAGGTAATAGAGAAAGCTTGGCAGGCTTTGCCAATTGAGGGCGGCGGCACCGATCCGGCGCTGGCCCAACCTTTCGCCGGTATAGGGATTGGCAAATAATTCATCGTAATCCAGCGCAAATTCTCTGCCGCTGCGTGGATCAATCGCGGGCATGACGCGGGCAAACAGCGCTTCATCCGGCCGTTGCGGCAACTGCAGCGAGAACACGCTGCTGCGCGGATCCTGTGCTTCCAGTCGGGCGCGGATGCGCAAGACTTCGTTCAATGTCCACCCCTGCGGCCGAGGTATCACAATCCGCATAGGGGCGTTGAGCTTGCGCTCCAGATCCTGGTAAAAGGCAATGGCGCTGCCCGTCGCCGCAATCACGATAAGAAACAGCCCAAGCACCAGACCGATGTATCGGTGCAATGTCAGGCATGCCGATCGGAGCGGCTTTGAAGCAGCCACGTTAAATTCTCCCCCAAATAAGCGAAGCGGGTTTGGCCCATTCAAAATATGATTGCCAAAATTACCCGGATGTCGCGAAGAGCGTCCAATTATTGCCCA from Novosphingobium humi encodes:
- a CDS encoding PepSY-associated TM helix domain-containing protein encodes the protein MAASKPLRSACLTLHRYIGLVLGLFLIVIAATGSAIAFYQDLERKLNAPMRIVIPRPQGWTLNEVLRIRARLEAQDPRSSVFSLQLPQRPDEALFARVMPAIDPRSGREFALDYDELFANPYTGERLGQRRIGAAALNWQSLPSFLYYLHYAMFLPFGAGILLIGVLGLVWLAESLTGFWLTLPPRPGRGRKNTPARPFRQRWASAWKIERKGNTNRLLLDLHRAPGLWLWPLLAIFAVTGFALNLGGPYAHAVQRIAPYEHFQEAPPRAPLSQPLVNPPINWFKAAELGQHYFAQEARREGFMLGKPAAIEYRRDLGLYFFLMHTSRDLLDAQGRPTETDSPATAATIAIDARDGRFLGLQLPTGQRAGNTLTNWLIALHVTAVGGRVWQVAVACFGLVVVLGCVTGLWLWWRRRGLR
- a CDS encoding PQQ-dependent sugar dehydrogenase — protein: MSTFPKSALCALALSIAAAPAGAADGPEVGVPARLPGAGPFLFQTAEQSRIKVDIIAGGLVHGYSLAFLPNGDALVVERGARLRMLRNATGPRPTLAPNPIAGIPEYSHTPHLDLSDVLGIQDVALDPDFAVNHLIYLTINRPVGLDAAGGRITAATVLARGRLDGMRLVNLSDLVVGEAKVAVGGSRILPGRHGDLFVSVGALSEGDIQSAQRTDTIYGKVLRVMRDGRIPSDNPFVGVKGARSEIWTFGHRDPLGLAFAPQTGQVIASEHGPQGGDELNILLAGRNYGWPNATYGTQYGGSPLPVAPVPPGTQGPTLIWSPSIAPAGIAFYTGAKLRGWRNNLFIASARRGQINGTGALIRVVFNERLEEVRQEVLLGSLHQRLKDVRQGPDGLLYALTDEPHSVVLRIAPAAR
- a CDS encoding TonB-dependent receptor — encoded protein: MTCTPAVAGDGPTKPDNSNEIIVTAQKREERLKDVPVPVSAIGGNALLAVNQTRAQDFFSSMPGVNLQFVNNRAQLAIRGITTGPATGNPAVGFTIDDVPYGSSTGQGGLFGAAPDIDPSELARIEVLRGPQGTLYGASSIGGLVKYVTVAPDTRGFSGSVGGGLNMVNYGGQSLGYNARAALNIPLSEDTAIRASVFTRRDAGYIDNIRTGRDNVNSSNVTGGRLSALWKPSSSFSLRLSALYQVRDLHGSPSVDSRTGAPFQQTDQIGAGPSHSEVQMYNATIKARLGRVDLTSVTAFSRNSNSDRIDFTASPLTAAVFPLVYPAASDFGHVMMTGYSVDKVSHETRLSGTLAQSFDWIAGGFYTREKANYTIDSAATNPLNGAIYGYPVIWRDSATYEEFAGFANITARLSERFDVQLGGRWSRNTQSMIHREWTMLEPDPAPAAHRETNPQASGNAFTFQVSPRFKPTPDHMIYGRVASGYRPGGPNAGCNTDPAEPVPCQFKPDRTINYELGAKGDLLNRALSYDISLFAIDWRDIQVTQVSALGTFTYNSNGGKARSRGFEISLEARPTDRLTAKMWWSYVDATLRQGFASAVLYAAPGDRLPYSSEHSGRFSLDYEAPLRDGTKARLGISATYVGERKGEFVPSQAEAPLRQSYPGYVQFDINGALNFGPWNVNAFVQNLTDKRGLIGGGYYNQTNFNRYWFNLIAPRTVGLSLDYSF